A stretch of the Oceanicola sp. D3 genome encodes the following:
- the ihfA gene encoding integration host factor subunit alpha, with product MAGKTLTRMDLSEAVFREVGLSRNESAQLVESVLAYMSDALVAGESVKISSFGTFSVREKAARVGRNPKTGQEVPISPRRVLTFRPSHLMKDRVADGNRK from the coding sequence ATGGCCGGCAAGACACTGACGCGGATGGACTTGAGCGAAGCGGTGTTTCGCGAGGTGGGCCTCAGCCGAAACGAAAGCGCGCAGCTGGTAGAGAGCGTTCTGGCCTATATGTCAGACGCGCTGGTGGCCGGTGAGAGCGTGAAGATCTCGTCCTTCGGCACCTTCTCGGTGCGCGAAAAGGCCGCTCGTGTGGGCCGCAACCCCAAGACCGGGCAGGAAGTTCCGATCAGCCCCCGCCGTGTTCTCACCTTCCGCCCTTCGCACCTGATGAAAGATCGCGTGGCCGACGGGAACCGCAAATAA
- a CDS encoding MerR family transcriptional regulator gives MGKAPDAFRTISEVADWLGVQTHVLRFWESKFSQVKPLKRAGGRRYYRPADMELLGGIRKLLHEDGLTIKGAQKFIRENGVKAVAELSPPVDGAEAPAVEPPASGVEAAAAMVPETEAEVHVHPAPEEPAPDVEVAGEDPAPAVSEPEPDVFDSAVSREGEEPAPAAEVHIQRDGPEEAVDVTGEEPAPAVEPEPDVFDSAVSMEGEEPAPAAEVHIQRDGPEEAVDITGEEPAPAAEVLVLDAGEAEAAPEQKANIFGDVDGDDEDELELPSFIRKPMEGRETTIPPVTPGPPPLAETEGTAEEDARFEGVGAGSVPDREPPEETEAVEESVEHEADAPALAPVDFAAAASPDTEMPVPPPSSATPEPDIDRAQILPLYERLLALRARMG, from the coding sequence ATGGGAAAAGCGCCCGACGCCTTTCGCACGATCTCCGAGGTGGCCGACTGGCTGGGCGTGCAGACCCATGTTCTGCGCTTCTGGGAAAGCAAGTTTTCGCAGGTCAAACCGCTGAAGCGGGCCGGAGGGCGGCGCTATTATCGCCCTGCCGACATGGAATTGCTGGGCGGCATCCGCAAGCTGCTGCATGAAGACGGGCTGACGATCAAAGGGGCCCAGAAGTTTATCCGCGAGAACGGTGTGAAAGCGGTGGCCGAGCTGTCGCCACCCGTGGACGGGGCCGAAGCGCCTGCGGTGGAGCCCCCTGCCTCTGGCGTAGAAGCTGCGGCGGCCATGGTGCCGGAGACGGAGGCTGAGGTGCATGTGCACCCGGCGCCGGAGGAGCCCGCGCCTGACGTGGAGGTTGCCGGAGAAGACCCTGCACCTGCGGTCAGCGAGCCGGAGCCCGATGTGTTTGACAGTGCTGTCAGCAGGGAGGGCGAGGAGCCCGCCCCGGCTGCCGAGGTGCATATTCAGCGCGATGGGCCGGAGGAGGCCGTGGATGTCACGGGCGAGGAGCCTGCGCCCGCTGTGGAGCCGGAACCCGATGTATTCGATAGCGCCGTCAGCATGGAGGGCGAGGAGCCCGCCCCGGCTGCGGAGGTGCATATTCAGCGCGATGGGCCGGAGGAGGCGGTAGATATCACCGGCGAAGAGCCAGCGCCTGCTGCTGAAGTGCTTGTTCTTGATGCGGGCGAGGCGGAGGCTGCGCCAGAGCAGAAGGCCAACATCTTCGGCGACGTGGACGGTGACGACGAAGACGAGCTGGAGCTGCCCAGCTTCATTCGCAAGCCGATGGAGGGGCGCGAAACCACCATCCCCCCCGTTACCCCCGGACCGCCACCGTTGGCGGAGACAGAGGGAACAGCCGAGGAGGATGCGCGGTTTGAGGGCGTTGGGGCCGGGTCTGTGCCAGACCGTGAGCCGCCGGAGGAGACCGAGGCGGTTGAGGAGAGTGTGGAGCACGAGGCTGACGCCCCTGCCCTCGCGCCGGTAGACTTTGCTGCCGCTGCTTCACCTGACACGGAGATGCCTGTGCCACCGCCATCAAGCGCCACGCCCGAGCCGGACATTGACCGGGCTCAGATCCTCCCGCTCTACGAGCGTTTGCTGGCGTTGCGGGCGCGGATGGGATGA
- a CDS encoding hydrogen peroxide-inducible genes activator, which yields MNLTLRQLRYFVALAETGSFVRAAEIVHVSQPALSQQIKEMESQTGLRLVERQPRRAVLTPAGHELLTHAKAVLNAMDALEQAARWQEGLGGRLSLGVIPTIAPYLLPVALPLIRSRNLRLELRVREAQTERVLDALEAGRLDAAVVALPSGRAGLVEEELFEDRFLLAGNSATLAGQGAGLRPEALDPGRLMLLEEGHCLADQALEVCALRRTDTRVDLGASSLATLSGLVAEGFGFTFLPELAAAAECAASPNLALRRFGAPEPARRIGLLRRRTAMDDGWFSGLAQILREAGQTRLAQAPV from the coding sequence ATGAACCTCACGCTTCGCCAACTTCGTTATTTCGTGGCCCTTGCCGAAACCGGCAGCTTCGTGCGTGCCGCAGAGATCGTGCATGTCTCCCAGCCCGCCCTGAGCCAGCAAATCAAGGAAATGGAGAGCCAAACAGGGCTCCGCCTTGTGGAGCGTCAGCCACGCCGCGCAGTGCTCACCCCGGCTGGCCACGAGCTTCTCACTCATGCCAAGGCGGTGCTAAACGCGATGGACGCGCTGGAACAGGCCGCCCGCTGGCAGGAGGGGCTGGGCGGTCGGCTGTCTCTGGGGGTGATTCCCACCATCGCGCCCTACCTGCTACCGGTTGCTCTGCCCCTGATCCGCTCACGCAATCTGCGGCTGGAGCTTCGCGTGCGCGAGGCCCAGACCGAGCGGGTGCTGGATGCGCTCGAAGCCGGACGCCTGGACGCGGCAGTGGTTGCGCTGCCCTCGGGGCGTGCCGGGCTTGTGGAAGAAGAGCTCTTTGAAGATCGCTTCCTGCTCGCAGGCAATTCCGCCACGCTGGCAGGGCAGGGCGCGGGCCTGCGCCCCGAGGCGCTTGATCCGGGCCGCCTAATGCTGCTTGAGGAGGGGCACTGCCTCGCCGATCAGGCGCTTGAAGTCTGCGCCCTGCGCCGCACCGATACCCGCGTCGATCTTGGTGCATCCTCCCTCGCAACCCTCTCCGGCCTCGTGGCCGAGGGGTTTGGCTTTACCTTCCTGCCAGAGCTCGCCGCCGCAGCCGAATGCGCGGCCTCCCCCAATCTCGCCCTTCGCCGCTTCGGTGCGCCCGAACCTGCCCGCCGCATCGGCCTGCTGCGCCGACGCACCGCGATGGATGACGGCTGGTTCAGCGGCCTTGCACAGATTCTGCGAGAAGCGGGGCAAACCCGGCTTGCGCAAGCCCCGGTGTGA
- a CDS encoding VIT1/CCC1 transporter family protein — MRLTPHLKQITYGGNDGIVTTFAIVAGFAGAGADGAAGIGALAVLVFGLANLFADGVSMGLGEFLSTRSARALYRTERAQVLAGADAAALERMLQARGLTEETAAQAAAHLKESPSLVADLLAGAGVAMPDMRGARPALDGLVTFLAFIAFGFVPLLPFLLAGPEAGSLGASVAASLAALIALGALRARATGEALWLALAEVLGVGCLCGLVAFAVGALVG; from the coding sequence ATGCGCCTGACCCCACACCTCAAACAGATCACCTATGGTGGCAATGACGGCATCGTCACCACCTTCGCCATCGTGGCGGGCTTTGCCGGCGCGGGGGCCGACGGGGCGGCCGGGATTGGCGCGCTGGCGGTTCTGGTTTTTGGGCTGGCCAATCTCTTTGCCGATGGGGTGTCGATGGGGCTTGGCGAATTTCTATCAACCCGCTCGGCGCGGGCGCTCTACCGGACAGAGCGGGCGCAGGTGCTGGCAGGTGCAGATGCGGCAGCGCTTGAGCGGATGTTGCAGGCGCGTGGGCTGACAGAAGAAACAGCCGCGCAGGCCGCCGCACACCTGAAAGAAAGCCCCTCGCTTGTGGCCGACTTGCTGGCCGGCGCGGGCGTGGCCATGCCCGACATGCGCGGCGCGCGGCCCGCGCTGGATGGGCTTGTGACCTTTCTGGCCTTCATCGCCTTCGGCTTTGTTCCACTGTTGCCCTTTTTGCTGGCCGGGCCGGAGGCGGGCAGCCTTGGCGCCTCTGTTGCCGCGTCCTTGGCGGCGCTGATCGCGCTTGGTGCCTTGCGGGCCCGGGCCACCGGCGAGGCGCTGTGGCTGGCATTGGCAGAGGTGCTGGGCGTGGGGTGCCTCTGCGGCCTTGTGGCCTTTGCGGTTGGGGCTTTGGTTGGCTGA
- a CDS encoding 2'-deoxycytidine 5'-triphosphate deaminase — MIARGSLRGEPAVGDAQIQPASLDLRLGTVAYRVRASFLPGKGAKVSERLDEFGMHEVSLEDGAVLEKGCVYLVPLMESLALEPGLTAVANAKSSTGRLDLLTRLVTDEGVEFDRVPAGYEGPLYAEICPRSFSVLVRPGMRLNQLRFRRGQAVLDDAALRALHQEVPLVDGPAVIDEGLGFSVDLQPGEAGLVGYRAKPHTGIIDLDRIGEYRAAEFWERIETDEHRIILDPGAFYILVSREAVTIPPMYAAEMAPYLALVGEFRVHYAGFFDPGFGHAEAGGAGSRGVLEVRCHEAPFVLEHGQVVGRLVYERMAERPEQLYGAGIASNYQGQGLKLSKHFRA; from the coding sequence ATGATCGCGCGGGGCAGCCTGCGCGGAGAACCTGCAGTGGGTGACGCCCAGATCCAACCCGCTAGTCTGGATTTGCGTTTGGGAACTGTGGCTTACCGGGTGCGCGCCTCCTTTTTGCCGGGCAAGGGTGCCAAGGTTTCGGAGCGTCTGGATGAGTTCGGCATGCATGAGGTCTCGTTGGAAGACGGGGCTGTGCTGGAAAAGGGCTGCGTCTACCTTGTGCCGCTGATGGAGAGCCTCGCGCTGGAGCCGGGGCTGACTGCGGTGGCCAATGCCAAGAGCTCCACCGGGCGGCTCGATTTGCTGACCCGACTTGTGACCGACGAAGGCGTGGAGTTTGACAGGGTGCCTGCGGGATACGAAGGCCCACTTTATGCCGAGATTTGCCCGCGCAGCTTTTCGGTGCTGGTGCGGCCCGGGATGCGGCTGAACCAGCTGCGCTTTCGCCGGGGCCAAGCTGTGCTGGATGACGCCGCGCTGCGCGCCCTGCACCAAGAGGTGCCGCTGGTGGACGGGCCTGCGGTGATCGACGAGGGCCTCGGCTTTTCGGTCGATCTGCAGCCGGGAGAGGCCGGGCTGGTGGGCTACCGCGCCAAGCCGCATACCGGCATCATCGACCTCGACCGGATCGGCGAATACCGCGCGGCGGAGTTCTGGGAGCGGATCGAGACCGACGAGCACCGGATCATCCTTGATCCCGGCGCGTTTTATATTCTGGTCAGCCGCGAGGCGGTGACGATACCACCGATGTATGCCGCCGAGATGGCACCCTACCTTGCGTTGGTTGGAGAATTTCGGGTGCATTACGCGGGCTTCTTTGACCCGGGATTCGGCCACGCGGAGGCGGGCGGCGCTGGCTCGCGGGGCGTGCTGGAGGTGCGCTGCCATGAAGCGCCGTTCGTGCTGGAGCATGGGCAGGTTGTGGGGAGGCTGGTGTATGAGCGCATGGCTGAGCGGCCTGAGCAGCTTTATGGCGCTGGTATTGCCTCGAACTATCAGGGCCAGGGGCTGAAGCTTTCAAAGCATTTCAGGGCCTGA
- a CDS encoding DUF6477 family protein has translation MANDTPTCTSDAKTGNQKRKTLGPLSGLRRPSLLIRAARLGLTDYSRTRDLKRIMRVTTLPAPTRAVRDLLETEAAMEEGRQEGLSTYSVIRHVEVMIALMAEARLLPHGPVES, from the coding sequence ATGGCCAACGACACCCCCACCTGCACCAGCGACGCGAAAACCGGAAACCAGAAGCGCAAAACCCTCGGCCCGCTCAGCGGCCTGCGCCGCCCAAGCCTTTTGATCCGCGCGGCGCGGCTCGGGCTGACAGACTACTCCCGCACCCGCGACCTGAAGCGGATCATGCGCGTCACCACCCTGCCCGCCCCGACCCGCGCGGTGCGTGACCTGCTGGAAACCGAAGCCGCGATGGAGGAAGGTCGCCAGGAGGGCCTTTCGACCTATTCGGTCATCCGCCACGTTGAGGTGATGATCGCGCTGATGGCCGAGGCCCGACTGCTGCCGCATGGTCCGGTGGAAAGCTGA
- a CDS encoding DUF6456 domain-containing protein, with translation MTGIHGDVEDSEMVPDWVPRSALNYLSHIEAGRTIRGLARSEGVHASTMLRRIRRFEQRRDDPLVDEALASLGQAHFKFSDATGQTRAAKETLTMSRHFTPDRKICDEETVAREGRRILRRLSESGAVLAIAADMEKAAVVRSLADGRSTRTAVVDREVAQAFALKEWIALRKPGRVASYAITAAGRTALKRMLAETDCGAGGFAEAMTPFAMQHADMEARDAGEDRPRKIRYNRAESPVTALSRRREKDGKPFLSADLVAAAERLREDFEMAQMGPRVAQNWDNFLTAGTRGQFGGSSGPANGPAASRERVAQALRDLGPGLGDMVLRCCCFLEGLEAAEKRMGWSARSGKIVLRIALQRLKRHYEETYGPEAHMIG, from the coding sequence ATGACCGGAATTCACGGAGACGTGGAGGACTCCGAGATGGTGCCAGATTGGGTGCCCAGAAGTGCCTTGAACTACTTGAGCCATATCGAGGCAGGCCGGACGATCCGCGGGCTCGCGCGATCGGAAGGGGTACACGCCTCCACCATGCTCAGGCGGATCAGGCGGTTTGAACAGCGTCGTGATGACCCGCTTGTCGATGAGGCTCTTGCCAGCCTCGGGCAAGCTCACTTCAAGTTCAGCGACGCCACGGGGCAGACCCGGGCCGCCAAGGAGACCCTGACCATGAGCCGCCACTTCACCCCCGACCGCAAGATCTGTGACGAAGAAACCGTGGCCCGCGAAGGCCGCCGCATCCTGCGCCGCCTGTCCGAGAGCGGTGCGGTGCTCGCCATCGCGGCCGATATGGAAAAGGCCGCTGTTGTGCGCAGCCTCGCCGATGGCCGCTCAACCCGCACCGCGGTTGTTGACCGTGAAGTGGCCCAGGCCTTCGCGCTGAAAGAGTGGATTGCCCTGCGCAAGCCGGGCCGGGTGGCCAGCTATGCCATCACCGCTGCGGGCCGCACCGCACTCAAGCGGATGCTCGCTGAAACCGACTGCGGGGCAGGGGGCTTTGCCGAAGCGATGACACCCTTCGCCATGCAGCACGCCGATATGGAGGCACGTGACGCGGGCGAGGACCGGCCCCGCAAGATTCGCTACAACCGCGCCGAAAGCCCTGTCACCGCGCTCTCCCGCCGCCGCGAGAAAGATGGCAAACCCTTCCTCTCCGCCGATCTGGTCGCCGCTGCCGAGCGTCTGCGCGAAGACTTCGAGATGGCCCAGATGGGCCCGCGCGTTGCTCAGAACTGGGATAATTTCCTCACCGCAGGCACGCGCGGCCAGTTTGGCGGCTCCAGCGGCCCGGCCAATGGCCCGGCGGCCAGCCGTGAGCGCGTGGCGCAGGCGCTGCGCGATCTTGGCCCCGGCCTTGGCGATATGGTGCTGCGGTGCTGCTGCTTTCTCGAAGGGCTTGAGGCTGCAGAAAAGCGGATGGGCTGGTCTGCCCGGTCCGGTAAGATCGTGCTCCGCATCGCGCTGCAACGGCTGAAGCGCCACTATGAAGAAACCTACGGCCCCGAGGCTCATATGATCGGCTGA